In one Mangrovibacterium diazotrophicum genomic region, the following are encoded:
- the uvrA gene encoding excinuclease ABC subunit UvrA, with the protein MTFIKKEQNIHIKGARVHNLKNIELQIPRNKFLVITGLSGSGKSSLAFDTLYAEGQRRYVESLSSYARQFLGRINKPEVDFIKGIPPAIAIEQKVNSRNPRSTVGTSTEIYDYLKLLYARIGKTISPVSGSEVKRHQVGDVVDFISSQTEETRLLICAPLRPKNGRSIAEEAELLLQQGFSRIETNNGIERIDELLQKDTNSLCEGNCNLVVDRMTASRDEDNISRMADSTQTAFYEGHGECIVKVYAEDGVKEEHFSNLFEADGIEFDEPTEHMFSFNNPVGACPACEGYGKVIGIDEDLVIPNKALSVYQDAVACWKGETMKAYKEELIHSASKFDFPIHKPYYELSQEQKNLLWTGNEHFEGISAFFKMLESNTYKIQYRVMLARYRGKTTCPECHGTRLKKSAGYVKVSGTPIQDLVLLPVNELRDFFRKLELTEHEQQIARRILIEITSRLNFLCDVGLGYLTLNRLSSTLSGGESQRINLATSLGSSLVGSIYILDEPSIGLHPKDTERLIDVLRKLQKIGNTVLVVEHDEEIIRAADQIIDIGPKAGTHGGELVFQGDHEALLKADKSLTADYLTGRKNIEIPKIRRKWNNFIEVLGARENNLKNVSVKFPLNTITAVTGVSGSGKSTLVSKILYPGVAKIFGTYTEKTGQHDAIKGDFKRLTGIEFVDQNPIGKSSRSNPVTYLKAYDEIRKLYSELPASKYQGFKPAHFSFNVDGGRCEECQGEGEINVEMQFMADVHLVCESCNGKRFKDDILEVEYRGKNIFDVLEMTVNDAIEFFGAGKSSTEKKIAHKLQPLQDVGLGYVKLGQSSSTLSGGESQRVKLAAFLAKEKDSPTLFIFDEPTTGLHFHDINILLVSFNALISRGHSIIIIEHNLDVIKSADWIIDLGPEGGKNGGQIVFEGTPEDLVKTENSFTGQALKEKL; encoded by the coding sequence ATGACATTTATCAAAAAAGAACAAAATATCCACATAAAAGGCGCTCGAGTCCATAATTTGAAGAATATTGAGCTCCAAATTCCGAGGAATAAATTTCTCGTGATAACTGGACTATCGGGTTCCGGTAAGTCATCTTTGGCGTTTGATACTTTATATGCCGAAGGGCAAAGAAGGTATGTTGAGAGTTTATCGTCGTACGCAAGGCAGTTTTTAGGGCGCATAAACAAGCCCGAAGTTGACTTTATCAAGGGTATTCCGCCTGCAATTGCTATTGAACAAAAGGTCAACTCGCGAAATCCGCGCTCGACCGTCGGAACCTCGACTGAAATTTATGATTACTTGAAATTACTATACGCCCGAATCGGAAAAACAATCTCTCCGGTCTCGGGATCTGAAGTAAAAAGACACCAAGTTGGCGATGTGGTCGATTTCATCAGTTCGCAGACAGAAGAAACCCGCCTGTTAATTTGCGCTCCACTACGTCCAAAAAATGGTCGATCCATTGCAGAGGAAGCAGAGCTCCTTTTGCAACAAGGTTTCTCGCGCATTGAAACCAACAACGGCATCGAACGCATCGACGAACTACTGCAGAAAGACACCAATTCGCTATGTGAGGGCAACTGTAATCTGGTGGTCGACCGGATGACAGCCAGTCGCGACGAAGACAACATTAGCCGAATGGCCGATTCAACCCAAACCGCCTTTTATGAAGGACACGGCGAATGTATTGTTAAGGTTTATGCGGAAGACGGAGTTAAAGAGGAACACTTTTCAAATTTGTTTGAAGCCGACGGCATTGAGTTCGACGAACCCACCGAGCACATGTTCAGCTTTAACAACCCGGTTGGCGCCTGCCCCGCTTGCGAAGGCTATGGAAAAGTAATCGGGATTGATGAAGACCTGGTTATTCCCAACAAAGCGCTTTCTGTCTACCAGGATGCGGTGGCTTGCTGGAAAGGTGAAACTATGAAAGCCTATAAAGAGGAACTGATCCACTCGGCGTCGAAATTTGACTTCCCCATTCACAAGCCTTATTACGAACTTTCGCAGGAACAGAAGAATTTACTGTGGACGGGCAACGAACATTTCGAAGGCATTAGTGCCTTTTTCAAAATGCTCGAAAGTAACACTTACAAAATCCAGTATCGTGTTATGTTGGCTCGATATCGCGGAAAAACAACTTGTCCCGAATGCCACGGCACACGTTTGAAGAAAAGCGCTGGCTATGTAAAAGTAAGCGGAACGCCGATTCAGGATCTGGTTCTTCTACCTGTAAACGAACTGCGGGATTTTTTCAGGAAACTGGAATTAACAGAACATGAGCAGCAAATTGCCCGCCGCATTTTGATCGAGATTACCAGCCGACTGAATTTCCTTTGCGATGTTGGGTTAGGTTATCTTACTTTAAACCGATTGTCGTCTACCCTGTCCGGTGGCGAGTCGCAGCGAATTAACCTGGCAACATCACTTGGTTCAAGCCTGGTTGGTTCTATTTATATATTGGATGAACCCAGCATCGGCCTTCACCCAAAAGACACCGAGCGACTAATTGACGTTCTGCGGAAATTGCAAAAAATTGGCAATACCGTTTTGGTTGTCGAGCACGACGAAGAGATAATCCGTGCAGCCGACCAAATTATTGATATTGGCCCCAAAGCGGGGACACACGGTGGCGAGTTGGTTTTTCAGGGCGACCATGAAGCTCTTCTTAAAGCAGACAAAAGTTTGACCGCCGACTACCTGACCGGACGAAAAAATATTGAAATCCCGAAAATCCGCCGGAAGTGGAACAACTTTATTGAAGTGCTGGGTGCTCGGGAAAACAACCTGAAAAATGTTTCGGTCAAATTCCCGTTGAACACCATTACTGCCGTAACTGGAGTCAGCGGTTCCGGCAAATCAACCTTGGTCAGCAAAATCCTCTATCCAGGTGTTGCCAAAATATTTGGCACCTACACCGAGAAAACCGGGCAGCACGATGCAATAAAAGGTGATTTCAAGCGCCTGACCGGAATCGAGTTCGTCGATCAAAACCCAATTGGGAAATCGTCGCGCTCGAACCCGGTTACCTACCTGAAGGCCTACGACGAAATTCGTAAACTTTATTCCGAGCTGCCCGCTTCGAAATACCAAGGCTTCAAACCGGCGCATTTTTCATTCAATGTTGATGGCGGCCGCTGCGAGGAATGCCAGGGAGAAGGAGAAATTAATGTAGAAATGCAGTTTATGGCCGACGTGCACCTGGTGTGTGAAAGCTGTAATGGCAAGCGTTTCAAGGACGATATTTTGGAGGTCGAATATCGCGGCAAAAACATTTTCGACGTTCTGGAGATGACGGTGAACGATGCCATCGAGTTCTTTGGTGCGGGCAAAAGCTCCACCGAGAAGAAGATTGCCCACAAACTTCAGCCATTGCAGGACGTTGGTTTAGGATACGTCAAGTTAGGACAAAGTTCCTCAACCTTATCGGGTGGTGAAAGCCAGCGTGTGAAACTGGCAGCATTCCTGGCGAAAGAAAAGGACAGCCCTACCCTCTTCATTTTTGATGAGCCCACAACCGGTTTGCATTTCCACGATATCAACATTTTGCTGGTGTCGTTCAATGCACTGATCTCGCGCGGACACAGCATCATTATTATCGAGCACAACCTCGACGTCATCAAATCGGCAGACTGGATTATTGATTTGGGACCTGAGGGAGGAAAAAACGGGGGGCAAATTGTCTTCGAGGGAACACCTGAAGATTTGGTTAAAACCGAGAACTCGTTCACCGGTCAGGCACTGAAAGAAAAACTATAA
- a CDS encoding RNA polymerase sigma factor: MFSTTVENDNMLVLNFIAGDQSAIETLIQRHKNRVYTYIFLIVKNQALAEDIFQDTFIKVIRSLKTGKYTENGKFISWVLRISHNLIIDHFRKERLLNTVSNEDSDFDLFNSSKFSDENIEEKLVFEQITSDIRRLIDELPDDQRQVIIMRHYLGLSFKEIAERTDVSINTALGRMRYALINLRKIIEKNNLLLTKI; this comes from the coding sequence ATGTTCAGCACTACTGTAGAGAACGACAATATGCTCGTTCTAAACTTCATTGCGGGTGACCAATCTGCCATTGAAACTTTAATTCAGCGTCATAAGAATCGTGTTTACACGTACATCTTTTTGATAGTAAAAAACCAAGCGTTAGCTGAAGATATCTTCCAGGATACCTTCATTAAAGTGATCCGCTCGTTAAAAACAGGTAAATATACCGAAAACGGTAAGTTTATCTCGTGGGTACTGCGAATTTCGCACAACCTGATTATCGACCACTTTAGGAAAGAACGCTTGTTGAATACGGTTTCAAACGAGGATTCAGATTTCGATCTATTCAATTCTTCTAAATTCTCAGATGAGAATATTGAAGAGAAGTTGGTATTTGAGCAAATCACGTCAGACATTCGTCGTTTGATTGATGAGCTTCCGGACGATCAGCGCCAGGTAATTATTATGCGCCACTATTTGGGCTTGAGCTTTAAAGAAATTGCCGAACGTACCGATGTTAGCATCAATACCGCATTGGGCCGTATGCGTTACGCCCTGATTAATTTGAGAAAGATCATCGAAAAGAACAACCTTCTTTTAACAAAAATTTAG